A window from Sinanaerobacter sp. ZZT-01 encodes these proteins:
- the dnaX gene encoding DNA polymerase III subunit gamma/tau, translating into MYQALYRTFRPETFHDILGQEHIVRILKNQISGDSASHAYLFCGTRGTGKTSTARILAKAVNCLAPQNERPCGICANCKSIMNGTFMDVIEIDAASNNGVENIRELRESVKYPPVSGRCKVYIIDEVHMLSTGAFNALLKTLEEPPENVMFILATTEVQKLPATILSRCLRLDFHRVPEKQLLEGMQTICNSLEIAVTEGALGLIASNADGSVRDALSLLEQCIAAGEKTVDRQDVLTILGSSGEEIFLEITDHVIKQSVSEALLLLNRILEDGKEVRQFIKDWISHYRALLLTKYIQNPENMLNMSIENIERIQEQSKRLDLTTIDRSIMALSKTWNDARWSTQPRTLLELCIVKLASGGFLQREERQPVEQKTKTEWTEKNNIEETVREELFEYKAKQKHPTGEPSISQEPPKKIEPLQRTACNLDQLWSSLFTNPNFVKGSLHLLKRGTALREVSEKHFVVEVSNELLKKCAMENAEQLEVLMERNFGKHLRMECVVSSKVEVKEEDQIEQLASAVGKRLGLTIDIK; encoded by the coding sequence ATGTATCAGGCATTATATCGTACATTTCGACCAGAAACCTTTCATGATATTCTGGGACAGGAACACATTGTTCGAATTTTGAAAAATCAAATCAGCGGTGATTCAGCCAGCCACGCCTATCTTTTTTGCGGAACACGAGGCACCGGAAAAACTTCTACCGCTCGAATTTTGGCAAAGGCTGTGAATTGTTTAGCGCCTCAGAATGAGCGACCGTGCGGAATTTGTGCAAATTGTAAGAGCATTATGAATGGAACCTTTATGGATGTCATTGAAATTGATGCGGCATCCAATAACGGTGTAGAGAACATTCGGGAGCTGCGTGAAAGCGTTAAATATCCTCCGGTAAGCGGGCGTTGCAAGGTTTACATTATAGATGAGGTGCATATGCTTTCCACAGGTGCGTTTAATGCATTGTTAAAAACATTAGAGGAACCGCCGGAAAATGTGATGTTTATTTTAGCCACGACTGAAGTACAAAAGCTGCCTGCTACGATTTTATCACGCTGTCTGCGGCTGGATTTTCATAGAGTACCAGAAAAACAATTGTTAGAGGGGATGCAGACGATCTGTAATTCTTTAGAAATTGCGGTTACAGAAGGAGCCTTGGGATTGATTGCTTCCAATGCGGATGGGTCGGTTCGTGATGCTCTGAGCCTCTTAGAACAGTGTATTGCGGCAGGAGAAAAGACGGTTGACCGTCAAGATGTGCTGACGATATTGGGAAGCAGTGGGGAAGAAATCTTTTTAGAGATTACCGATCACGTTATAAAACAGAGCGTTTCAGAGGCATTATTGCTGTTAAACCGTATCCTTGAAGACGGAAAAGAAGTAAGACAGTTCATTAAAGATTGGATCAGCCATTATCGTGCTCTTTTACTGACAAAATATATTCAAAATCCTGAAAATATGTTGAATATGTCTATAGAGAACATAGAACGCATTCAAGAGCAGAGCAAGCGGTTGGATTTAACGACGATTGATCGGTCAATTATGGCTCTTTCCAAAACATGGAACGATGCTAGATGGTCCACACAACCTAGAACTTTGTTGGAGCTTTGCATTGTAAAACTTGCAAGTGGGGGTTTTTTACAAAGGGAGGAAAGACAGCCGGTTGAGCAAAAAACAAAAACAGAATGGACCGAGAAAAATAATATAGAAGAAACGGTACGGGAGGAGCTTTTTGAGTATAAGGCAAAGCAAAAGCATCCAACAGGAGAACCGAGCATCTCACAGGAGCCACCGAAAAAGATAGAACCGCTTCAAAGAACAGCTTGTAATTTAGATCAGCTTTGGAGCTCACTTTTTACAAATCCGAATTTTGTAAAGGGAAGCTTGCATCTTTTAAAGCGAGGAACTGCTTTGCGGGAAGTGTCAGAGAAACATTTTGTTGTTGAGGTGAGCAATGAGTTGTTAAAGAAATGCGCAATGGAGAATGCAGAACAATTAGAAGTTTTGATGGAACGAAATTTTGGAAAGCATCTGCGCATGGAATGCGTTGTATCTTCAAAAGTAGAAGTGAAAGAAGAAGATCAGATCGAGCAATTGGCCAGTGCGGTTGGAAAACGTCTTGGTCTTACGATAGATATTAAATAA
- a CDS encoding Na+/H+ antiporter NhaC family protein has translation MDGTNLGIITLIPALGFLVFALVTKKCILSILLSGILGYIFYYKAAFFIPMMDALLSASCDADNNYIVIICLLFGCFVQLLRQSKGAVAVGDLARRYIKSEKQVLFMTWLCGIVIFIDDYLSILVTANCVLSLSDEHKTPREMICYIINTTSAPVCLIIPISAWVVFFSGIFEQQKEAAVVGDSAMSIYYHIMPYFFYPFLCVIFVLLVILGVVPKMGGIKKAYQRVEETGQLWPPSSNMQNQGDELGEVMGAISDNKEKEEKEITPHLWAFIVPMAVVIIVTLWLGDILYGVSCGIFACFILFVPTKIMSLSKFCDNCYKGLEDMLFIAVVLVTSLFYRESITLIGLPDYLIDVAGPYMSAAWLPAIAFILVGIVCFATGNIWSIPAVCTPIILPLAASSGASIPLTLGAIISAACFGAQACFYSDVTLLSASACRINNVDYAIAQLPYIGIVTAISFIAYVIFGFAMS, from the coding sequence ATGGACGGTACTAATTTAGGAATCATCACCTTAATTCCAGCACTGGGTTTCTTAGTATTCGCACTTGTAACGAAGAAGTGTATTCTGAGTATTCTGCTATCCGGTATTCTTGGATATATATTTTATTATAAGGCAGCGTTTTTCATACCAATGATGGATGCATTACTTTCAGCATCTTGTGATGCAGATAATAACTATATCGTAATTATTTGCCTGCTATTCGGATGCTTTGTACAGCTGCTTAGACAATCAAAGGGAGCTGTAGCAGTAGGTGATTTAGCTAGAAGGTATATCAAGTCAGAAAAACAAGTACTATTCATGACCTGGTTATGCGGAATTGTAATCTTCATCGACGACTATCTCAGCATCCTGGTTACTGCAAATTGTGTACTAAGCCTTTCAGACGAGCACAAGACTCCGAGAGAAATGATTTGCTACATCATCAATACAACATCAGCTCCGGTTTGTCTGATTATACCGATTTCCGCCTGGGTAGTATTCTTCTCAGGGATCTTTGAACAGCAGAAAGAAGCTGCAGTAGTCGGCGACAGTGCAATGAGCATTTACTATCATATCATGCCATATTTCTTCTATCCATTTTTATGTGTAATCTTCGTACTACTGGTAATTTTGGGAGTCGTTCCTAAGATGGGTGGTATCAAGAAGGCATATCAGAGAGTTGAAGAAACCGGACAACTTTGGCCGCCATCCAGTAACATGCAGAATCAGGGCGATGAGCTGGGTGAAGTAATGGGTGCCATTTCTGATAATAAGGAAAAGGAAGAAAAGGAAATTACACCACATCTTTGGGCATTTATCGTACCAATGGCAGTCGTTATCATCGTAACTTTGTGGCTTGGCGATATTCTTTATGGTGTAAGCTGCGGTATTTTTGCTTGCTTTATTCTATTCGTTCCAACTAAAATTATGAGCCTCAGTAAATTCTGTGACAATTGTTATAAGGGTCTTGAAGATATGCTGTTTATAGCAGTCGTACTCGTTACATCATTATTCTATAGAGAATCGATTACTCTTATCGGCTTACCTGACTATCTGATCGACGTTGCAGGTCCGTATATGAGTGCTGCATGGCTTCCTGCAATTGCATTCATACTCGTAGGCATTGTATGTTTTGCGACAGGTAATATTTGGAGCATCCCTGCAGTATGTACTCCAATCATTCTGCCTCTAGCTGCTTCAAGCGGTGCAAGTATTCCACTTACACTGGGGGCAATTATCTCAGCAGCATGCTTCGGTGCGCAGGCTTGTTTCTATTCAGATGTAACTCTGTTGTCAGCTTCCGCTTGCAGAATTAATAACGTAGATTATGCAATTGCACAGCTTCCGTATATAGGGATTGTCACAGCGATATCGTTCATCGCCTATGTGATCTTTGGATTTGCAATGTCATAA
- a CDS encoding glycyl-radical enzyme activating protein: MSNTPESVLVGSLQKFSVEDGPGIRTTIFMKGCPLRCKWCHNPELIDPQQQLIKSPNNCIGCGYCVKVCPRGAVTMIAEKGVVIDREKCDVCLACANECYAQALRPVAKLMTIDEILCIAEQDKGFYDNTEGGITVSGGEILMHAEIVSQLIDEAGKRGINVCIDTSGFGDSQALMEMARKENVTNILYDMKSIDDEIHSAYTGVSNHLIIENLKMLAADISIVDKLIMRMPLIKGVNDSDAIIKRTGELYREIGVKRVNLLPYHSLGISKKRNVGGMQEEFEQPTEERLTEIESYFKNEINLKVEILGRV; this comes from the coding sequence ATGAGTAATACACCTGAAAGCGTTCTTGTGGGAAGCCTTCAGAAATTTTCCGTAGAAGACGGACCCGGCATCAGAACAACAATATTCATGAAAGGCTGCCCTCTCCGCTGTAAGTGGTGCCACAATCCTGAGCTGATTGATCCGCAGCAGCAGCTGATTAAATCACCGAACAACTGCATCGGATGCGGATATTGCGTCAAGGTATGCCCTCGGGGTGCAGTGACAATGATTGCGGAAAAAGGAGTTGTAATTGACAGAGAAAAATGTGACGTGTGTCTTGCATGTGCAAACGAGTGCTATGCACAGGCCTTAAGACCTGTAGCTAAGTTAATGACCATAGATGAGATACTCTGTATAGCGGAGCAGGATAAAGGCTTCTATGATAACACAGAAGGCGGCATTACAGTCAGTGGAGGAGAGATCCTCATGCACGCAGAGATTGTCAGCCAACTCATCGATGAAGCAGGTAAACGAGGTATTAATGTGTGCATAGATACCAGCGGCTTTGGAGACTCACAGGCTCTCATGGAAATGGCACGCAAAGAAAACGTCACGAACATTCTTTATGATATGAAATCAATTGATGATGAAATCCACAGTGCGTACACGGGCGTCAGTAATCACCTGATTATTGAGAATCTGAAAATGCTTGCAGCGGATATAAGCATTGTGGATAAGCTGATTATGAGAATGCCTCTTATCAAGGGAGTGAATGACAGCGATGCTATCATTAAGCGTACGGGTGAGCTGTACAGAGAAATCGGAGTGAAACGAGTGAATCTGCTTCCATACCACAGCCTTGGAATCAGCAAGAAAAGAAATGTGGGAGGTATGCAGGAGGAGTTTGAACAGCCCACAGAGGAGCGCCTGACAGAAATAGAATCTTATTTTAAAAATGAAATCAATTTAAAGGTGGAAATTTTGGGAAGAGTGTAA
- a CDS encoding glycyl radical protein, producing MLTPRVNRMKEKYFNTIPAITAERLVLATEAYQKFAGDAVPIFRAKVVNYIMENMTTLIMEDELIVGTATNAYRGANLHPEFQSSSWYISDIDKITTRSNDPYYISPEDRTTILETLKYWEGKSMEDLSQTVLPAHTRELEKDDIICVGLENGVSGETLCDHEKILTVGIKGYMEECQKNIDNLFPQSMEEQAKVDFWRACIIQCEGLITYAHRMAEEAERMASKCIDEKRKQELLTIAGNCRIVPENPPQNFQQALQSIWFVHVYFHIEVCTTACGFGRFDQYMWPFYKRDVIDEKKITREEALEMLECFYLKACEVYEVRDDWYATSFAGYPMWQILVVGGQTRDGEDATNDLSFLCLEAADELRVTQPTMAVRVWEGTPEKLIKFGCKMIQEGQANPGFFNDNAAIKMCLGKAKCTIEEARDWTIVGCIQPGPGGGGTDGSPDAGYVNMGKMVEFVLHNGVDPVTGKLMGLETGDPREFKNIEEFKDALKKQIIHHYEIIRVSYNLMQSIHMNRYPVIFASMVTKGCVESGKSVQHGGAQYSTAGMYISGAANMADSIAAVEKCVFKDKSITMDELIRACDTNFQGQERLRQLLLNKPEKYGNNLEHVDSIYKEMIHHIADTVQLWKDARGGGYAFGIDTQTLNLSHGLVTGALPDGRLAGEPFCDSASPMMGRDVNGPTATVKSVAAMGQEVLHEGALFNLRFDPKGVQGESGLNIIEGVIKTFFQDGGEHIQINVVDNETLKKAQENPENYKGLMVRVAGYMAYFTELDKKAQDIIIYRTAHLSQN from the coding sequence ATGTTAACACCGAGAGTTAATAGAATGAAGGAAAAGTATTTCAATACGATTCCGGCAATCACAGCAGAGAGACTGGTGCTGGCAACGGAAGCATACCAGAAGTTTGCCGGTGATGCAGTTCCTATTTTCAGAGCAAAGGTTGTCAATTACATCATGGAAAACATGACAACACTCATTATGGAGGATGAACTGATCGTAGGAACCGCAACAAATGCATATAGAGGAGCCAACCTGCACCCTGAATTTCAGTCAAGCTCATGGTATATCAGTGATATTGACAAAATTACAACAAGAAGCAATGATCCTTATTATATTTCACCAGAAGACAGGACGACAATACTGGAAACACTGAAATACTGGGAAGGGAAGTCGATGGAAGACCTGTCACAGACAGTGCTTCCGGCACACACTCGTGAACTTGAGAAAGACGACATTATTTGCGTAGGTCTTGAAAATGGTGTTTCGGGAGAAACATTATGCGATCACGAAAAGATTCTGACGGTAGGAATCAAAGGATATATGGAAGAGTGCCAGAAAAACATCGATAACCTGTTTCCACAGAGTATGGAAGAACAGGCTAAGGTGGACTTCTGGAGGGCATGTATCATTCAGTGCGAAGGACTGATTACTTACGCACACAGGATGGCAGAGGAAGCCGAAAGAATGGCTTCGAAATGCATAGATGAGAAAAGAAAGCAGGAACTTCTTACGATTGCAGGAAATTGCAGAATTGTTCCTGAGAATCCGCCACAGAATTTTCAGCAGGCGCTTCAGTCAATCTGGTTTGTGCACGTTTATTTTCACATTGAAGTCTGTACTACAGCATGCGGATTCGGAAGATTTGACCAGTATATGTGGCCATTCTACAAGAGAGATGTCATCGACGAAAAGAAGATTACAAGAGAAGAAGCACTGGAAATGCTGGAATGTTTCTATTTGAAAGCTTGTGAAGTATATGAAGTAAGAGACGACTGGTATGCTACTTCATTCGCAGGTTATCCAATGTGGCAGATTCTGGTTGTAGGCGGACAGACCAGAGACGGTGAAGATGCAACAAATGACTTGTCATTTCTTTGCCTGGAAGCAGCAGATGAGCTTCGGGTAACACAGCCTACCATGGCAGTAAGAGTCTGGGAAGGAACACCTGAAAAGCTAATTAAATTCGGATGTAAAATGATTCAGGAAGGACAGGCAAATCCAGGATTCTTTAACGATAATGCAGCAATAAAGATGTGTCTTGGCAAAGCTAAGTGTACTATAGAAGAAGCAAGAGACTGGACGATCGTTGGCTGTATTCAGCCAGGTCCTGGTGGCGGCGGGACAGATGGTTCACCGGATGCCGGGTACGTGAACATGGGTAAAATGGTTGAATTTGTTCTGCACAACGGTGTTGATCCGGTTACGGGTAAGCTTATGGGACTTGAAACCGGAGATCCGAGAGAATTCAAGAATATTGAAGAATTTAAGGATGCGCTCAAGAAGCAGATTATCCATCATTACGAGATCATCAGAGTGAGCTATAACCTGATGCAGAGCATTCATATGAATCGGTATCCTGTAATTTTCGCATCCATGGTAACCAAAGGGTGTGTGGAAAGCGGTAAATCCGTACAGCACGGTGGAGCGCAATATTCAACAGCTGGTATGTACATTTCAGGAGCGGCTAACATGGCAGATTCTATCGCAGCAGTAGAAAAATGCGTATTTAAAGATAAGAGCATAACAATGGATGAACTGATTAGAGCATGTGATACAAACTTCCAAGGGCAGGAAAGACTTCGGCAGCTTTTGCTGAACAAGCCTGAGAAATACGGGAACAATCTAGAGCATGTAGACAGCATCTACAAGGAAATGATACACCATATTGCGGATACGGTTCAGCTATGGAAAGATGCGAGAGGCGGTGGCTACGCTTTCGGAATAGATACACAGACGTTAAACCTTTCGCATGGTCTCGTTACAGGAGCGCTACCGGATGGAAGACTTGCAGGCGAACCATTTTGCGACAGTGCTTCCCCAATGATGGGCAGAGACGTTAACGGGCCGACCGCTACCGTTAAGTCTGTTGCCGCTATGGGACAGGAAGTATTACACGAAGGGGCACTGTTCAATCTGCGTTTCGACCCTAAGGGAGTTCAGGGAGAAAGTGGGCTGAATATCATTGAAGGCGTTATCAAGACATTTTTCCAAGATGGCGGCGAACACATACAGATCAATGTAGTAGATAATGAAACGCTTAAGAAGGCACAGGAAAATCCTGAAAATTATAAGGGACTCATGGTTCGTGTAGCAGGCTACATGGCATACTTTACAGAACTTGATAAGAAAGCGCAAGATATCATTATATACAGGACTGCACATTTATCACAGAATTAG
- a CDS encoding AraC family transcriptional regulator, translated as MLFEKATYLDDFPINIRIANVTEYPFHYHQDVDFIYVLKGEIRLKNVCHHYLLKEGDIFTNSGHEVHGLTATDKDNVVAIIQVSNRFFTQYFPTLPKACFMTYVNNDKYLKCDTLHKMILHILLDYSRRSFNYKSTCIDQMIEVIKYLNKHYNLFAFEEQVVVNFRNDNPVIVERISRIINYVYANHASKITLEDLAEREHLSTFYLSHLIRDYMGINFQELLCFARAEMSEILLLETDRKISAIARDVGFSTTSYYDKFFSKWFGHTPLEHRQLYMSHILSPARPARLELLSDNQAVSLIRRCLSAVIDQEKSASVINHLHLTVDVNPQTAPVMDIHHFLEVIITQEDYHIMGERLFNLLHDLNVSKVILAFRQGESETTTALIANRLNFIGYEVSTVCDHGLCCGSSAGYDSITAAINIFRTCFTSKENILQCRLRDQGEPSSILKGASSCITSCLVPKPSFYAYRLLKNIKGKLLYWGKYYYVIKNDISAKNSYTLAVINYNDDIQHLYMRNAGVYEANDIINSFKDELHVDFSIPVESGQYVIAKYALSNSNSIFAHMSHLGFPETFPLSEA; from the coding sequence ATGTTATTTGAAAAAGCAACGTATCTTGATGACTTCCCCATAAACATAAGAATTGCAAACGTTACGGAATATCCTTTCCATTATCATCAGGATGTTGATTTTATCTATGTTCTCAAAGGTGAAATCCGCCTGAAGAATGTATGTCACCATTATCTTCTGAAAGAAGGGGATATTTTTACTAACAGCGGTCATGAAGTTCACGGTTTGACTGCAACAGATAAGGATAATGTTGTAGCAATTATACAGGTGAGTAATCGCTTCTTCACGCAATATTTTCCGACTCTGCCCAAGGCATGTTTCATGACATATGTAAATAATGATAAATATCTTAAATGCGATACTCTTCATAAAATGATTCTTCACATTCTGCTGGATTATTCAAGAAGAAGTTTTAATTATAAAAGCACTTGCATCGATCAGATGATCGAAGTAATAAAATACCTGAACAAGCACTATAACTTGTTTGCTTTTGAAGAGCAGGTTGTAGTAAATTTCAGAAATGATAATCCGGTAATAGTCGAGCGGATCAGTCGGATTATAAACTATGTATATGCAAATCATGCAAGCAAAATCACGCTGGAAGACCTGGCAGAGAGAGAACACTTGAGTACCTTTTATCTCTCCCATCTTATTCGTGATTACATGGGCATAAACTTCCAGGAGCTGCTCTGTTTCGCCAGAGCCGAAATGTCAGAAATACTTTTGCTGGAAACTGACCGTAAAATTAGTGCAATCGCAAGAGATGTCGGGTTTTCAACCACCTCATATTACGATAAATTCTTCAGCAAATGGTTTGGTCATACGCCGTTGGAACACCGACAGCTTTATATGTCTCACATTCTAAGCCCTGCAAGACCTGCACGGCTTGAACTGCTTTCTGACAACCAGGCTGTCAGTCTCATCAGACGCTGTCTGTCAGCTGTAATCGATCAGGAAAAAAGCGCTTCCGTCATAAATCACCTTCATCTCACCGTTGATGTAAATCCTCAGACGGCGCCTGTTATGGATATACATCACTTCCTTGAAGTCATCATTACTCAAGAAGATTATCACATAATGGGTGAGCGGCTTTTCAATCTGCTCCATGACCTTAACGTTTCCAAAGTGATTCTTGCTTTCCGACAAGGAGAAAGTGAAACAACAACAGCACTGATTGCAAACCGACTCAATTTCATTGGATACGAAGTGTCCACGGTATGTGACCACGGTTTATGCTGCGGTTCTTCAGCAGGGTATGATTCGATAACAGCAGCGATAAACATATTTCGGACATGTTTTACTTCAAAGGAAAACATACTGCAATGCAGATTGAGAGACCAGGGTGAACCGTCCAGTATTTTAAAAGGAGCCTCTTCCTGCATCACTTCCTGTCTTGTCCCTAAGCCTTCTTTTTACGCCTATCGCCTGCTTAAGAATATAAAAGGAAAGCTTCTCTACTGGGGAAAATATTACTATGTAATAAAAAATGATATCTCTGCAAAAAATTCATATACACTTGCCGTCATAAATTACAATGACGACATACAACATCTTTATATGCGTAATGCAGGTGTCTACGAAGCAAATGACATAATCAATTCCTTTAAAGATGAACTCCACGTTGACTTCAGTATTCCTGTTGAATCCGGTCAATACGTTATCGCAAAATATGCGCTGTCAAATTCCAATTCCATTTTTGCACATATGTCACATCTGGGTTTTCCGGAAACGTTTCCTCTATCCGAAGCTTGA
- a CDS encoding AIR synthase family protein: MRKLKAGKLDTELLERIVFKHVKHRREEVLVRPGVGEDCATLDFGPYECVMSTDPITAAISEIGRLAVHITCNDIASNGVEPLGIMLAVMLPVGTTDEEIEDIMKQAAEVAESLEVEIIGGHTEITPAVNRPVIVSTAIGRTVSGGSQRAKAMRPGDCILMTKYAGLEGTGIIASDFERRLKEVITEEEQLEAKAFLKQVSVVKEGIAAGKVGTAGMHDITEGGVLGAVWELCEISKTGVELNLKAIPVKEVTKKICNHFDIDYLRLISSGCMMIVAHPEKKAAVIKAVEETGVPIACIGVVKEREEGRILVQEDGTKIDIVPPASDELYKIVK; this comes from the coding sequence ATGAGAAAGTTAAAAGCAGGAAAATTAGACACAGAACTTTTAGAACGAATCGTTTTTAAACATGTAAAGCATAGGAGAGAAGAAGTTTTAGTTCGCCCGGGTGTCGGAGAAGACTGTGCGACTTTGGATTTTGGCCCGTATGAATGTGTCATGTCAACCGATCCCATTACTGCCGCTATTTCAGAAATCGGGCGTTTGGCTGTCCATATTACATGCAACGATATTGCGTCAAACGGCGTTGAACCTCTTGGTATTATGCTTGCGGTTATGTTACCGGTAGGAACGACAGATGAAGAAATAGAGGACATTATGAAACAGGCCGCTGAGGTCGCAGAATCCTTAGAGGTAGAGATCATCGGAGGACATACGGAGATTACACCAGCTGTGAACCGACCGGTTATTGTATCGACTGCAATCGGAAGGACCGTTTCAGGCGGATCGCAAAGAGCAAAAGCAATGCGGCCGGGAGACTGCATCTTGATGACAAAATATGCAGGGCTGGAAGGAACCGGAATTATTGCCAGTGATTTTGAGCGGCGATTAAAGGAAGTTATAACTGAAGAAGAACAGTTGGAAGCGAAGGCATTTTTAAAACAGGTGAGCGTGGTAAAGGAAGGCATTGCAGCAGGAAAGGTCGGAACTGCGGGGATGCATGATATTACTGAGGGAGGTGTTTTAGGTGCCGTATGGGAGCTCTGTGAAATTTCTAAGACAGGAGTAGAATTGAACCTGAAAGCCATTCCTGTAAAGGAAGTAACGAAAAAAATCTGCAATCATTTTGATATTGACTATTTACGACTGATTTCAAGTGGATGCATGATGATTGTCGCACATCCCGAGAAGAAGGCTGCTGTTATAAAAGCAGTGGAAGAAACAGGAGTACCGATTGCGTGTATCGGCGTTGTCAAGGAACGAGAAGAAGGCCGCATTTTGGTACAGGAAGATGGAACGAAAATTGACATTGTACCTCCTGCAAGTGATGAACTGTATAAAATCGTAAAATAA